The following is a genomic window from Chloroflexota bacterium.
CGTGACCGACCGGCTGACGACGCCGGTCTTCGACGGCATCGTCGCCGCGGAGGACGTGGTCGACTTCCCCTTCGCGGACGCAGAGGCGAGCGAGGCCTTCGCGGTGGACCTGCTGGAGCGGCTGCAGCCGTCGGTGGCCATCGCCATCGAGCGGTGCGGGTTCACGGGGCCGGGCCGCTACCTGAACATGCGGGGGCAGGATACCTCCGAGCACCACGCCAAGCTGGACTACATCTTCATGCATCACGACACCACCGTGGGCATCGGCGACGGTGGCAACGAGATCGGCATGGGCAACCTGGCCGAGCAGATCCCGTCGGTGGAGCAGCTGCCGAACGAGCCGTGCGTCACGACAGTGTCGGAGCTGATCATCGCGAGCGTGTCCAACTGGGGCGGGTATGGGCTGGTGGCGGCGATGTCGCTGCTGGCCGGGCGCAACCTGCTGCCGTCGCCGGAGCAGGAAGAGGACATCATCCGCGCGATGGTGGACCGGGGCGCCGTCGACGGGGTGGCGTCCGCGCCGGTGTACGGCGTCGACGGGTTCACGCTGCAGGAGAACCGGCGGACGCTGGAGGCGCTGCACCGGCTGCTCGCCGAGCACGGCGTCGGCGAGTAGGGCGTCGGTCCCCCGCCGCGCCTGGGCCGAGAACACCCGAGTCCCGCTGATTCGTTTGGTCATCGTCTTGCGCCCTCCGTAGCTGCCGAGGAGGTTGTTTCCCATTTGTTTTGTAGCGGCCGTGTCGCATTTCAGATTCAAAACAGATTTTTTGCAAAAACACCTCCGGATCCGGTGAGCCGTGCAACCAGCGGCCAACGGCGCGACGGCGTGATAGGGGTGGGTCTGGCGGCCTGGTGGAGACGGTTGTGTGCGTGTTCCATGCGGGGAGGGTAACGGGGGCGCCGGCGTTCGCGCGAGGGGCTTGTGTCAGGGTGGGGGGCGGTGGGGGGCCGCTACTCGTCGCGATCCGGGTCGAAGGGCTTGCCGTCCACGAGGACTTCCTTGATGACGGCGTTGCCGCCGCTATCGACGCTGACCACCACCTTCACGTCCTCGGCGGTCTCGATGATGCGGCCCGTCCCCTCCGGCACGAAGTATGTGCCGATGCCGAAGTCGAGGTGGCCGGGACGGTCGATGCGGCCCTCGATGAAGACGTCGCCGACACGGGAGGGGAGCACTTTGCCGTATATCGCCGCCTTCCAGAGGCCCCCTTCTTCCCTCAACGAGACGTAAACGGTCTCGCCTATTGGATCGTCTTCCATGAAGGACGGCAGACCGGCGATTTCGTAGTCGAGTATGGCGTAGTCGCCCTGGAGGAGGGAGCGCGGGTCGACGGGGACGGTCTGCAGCACGACCTCCGTGCCGGTGCGCAGGGCGGCCTCGCGCACGCCGATGAAGCCGATCAGGAAGACAAGCTGTGCGGCGACAGTGACCCAGAAGGCGATGCGCACCCACGGCTTCATGGTTCGCCCTCCCTCTCGCGCATGGCGGCGAGCATCCGGCGGCGGCCGCGGTCGAGGAGGTAGCCGCCGGCCAGCAGGACCACACCGGCGCCGAAGAACACCAGCGAGCTATCGAGCAGGTCAATCGAGTACTCGAAGTAGCGAGTGATGACGTAGAGGGCAATCAGCGCGAGGGAGAGGTTGACGCGGCCCTCGTTGTCGTGCAGGTAACCGGAGGCCATCAGGCC
Proteins encoded in this region:
- a CDS encoding DUF4392 domain-containing protein, encoding MSTIEDIILRYDKRGMTPLRPHLPADYCTRAARCVLDAPGRALIATGFYITRAGATETDGPPGAYFIGKALEALGRPVTYVTDRLTTPVFDGIVAAEDVVDFPFADAEASEAFAVDLLERLQPSVAIAIERCGFTGPGRYLNMRGQDTSEHHAKLDYIFMHHDTTVGIGDGGNEIGMGNLAEQIPSVEQLPNEPCVTTVSELIIASVSNWGGYGLVAAMSLLAGRNLLPSPEQEEDIIRAMVDRGAVDGVASAPVYGVDGFTLQENRRTLEALHRLLAEHGVGE
- a CDS encoding GDYXXLXY domain-containing protein translates to MKPWVRIAFWVTVAAQLVFLIGFIGVREAALRTGTEVVLQTVPVDPRSLLQGDYAILDYEIAGLPSFMEDDPIGETVYVSLREEGGLWKAAIYGKVLPSRVGDVFIEGRIDRPGHLDFGIGTYFVPEGTGRIIETAEDVKVVVSVDSGGNAVIKEVLVDGKPFDPDRDE